The Bacillus vallismortis genome window below encodes:
- a CDS encoding acetyl-CoA carboxylase biotin carboxyl carrier protein subunit yields MTVKIQMAGNLWKVHVKAGDQIEKGQEVAILESMKMEIPIVSDRSGIVKEVKKHEGDFANEGDVLLVLSDSTQ; encoded by the coding sequence ATGACAGTTAAGATACAAATGGCGGGAAACCTGTGGAAAGTGCACGTCAAAGCCGGCGACCAAATTGAAAAAGGCCAGGAAGTTGCCATTCTGGAATCAATGAAAATGGAAATACCGATCGTTTCAGACAGAAGCGGAATCGTAAAAGAAGTCAAAAAACATGAGGGCGATTTCGCAAATGAAGGAGACGTGCTGCTCGTACTGAGCGATTCCACTCAATAA
- a CDS encoding acyl-CoA carboxylase subunit beta, translating to MLMDYEKERTERADRIRQGGAEKYHQSNQEKGKLFVRERLALLFDDDIELEDAFFAECMSDGLPADGVITAIGKIGGQTVCAMANDSTVKAGSWGAKTVEKIIRIQETAEKLNCPLLYLVDSAGARITDQINVFPGRRGAGRIFYNQVKLSGRIPQICLLFGPSAAGGAYIPAFCDIVVMVDGNASMYLGSPRMAEMVIGEKVSLEEMGGARMHCSISGCGDILADTEEEAIRLARAYLSYFPANYQAKAPIQDKRPPQHFDSPLADVIPQNQNAPFDMHELIERVIDEDSFFEIKALFAPELITGLARIHGQPVGIVANQPKVKGGVLFHDSADKAAKFITLCDAFHIPLLFLADIPGFMIGTKVEQAGIIRHGAKMISAMSEATVPKLSVIVRKAYGAGLYAMAGPAFEPDCCLALPTAQIAVMGPEAAVNAVYAKKIAELPKEERVPFISSKREEYKEDINIYRLASEMIIDAVIPANSLRDELAKRLKAYMTKEMTFTNRKHPVYPV from the coding sequence ATGCTCATGGATTATGAAAAGGAACGAACAGAACGGGCCGATCGGATACGACAAGGCGGGGCGGAAAAGTATCATCAGAGCAACCAAGAAAAAGGCAAGCTCTTTGTCAGAGAACGGCTTGCTCTTTTGTTTGACGATGACATCGAGCTTGAAGACGCTTTTTTTGCGGAATGCATGTCAGACGGGCTTCCCGCTGACGGAGTCATAACAGCCATCGGCAAAATCGGCGGCCAAACCGTTTGCGCCATGGCCAATGACTCAACGGTAAAAGCAGGCTCATGGGGAGCGAAAACCGTTGAAAAAATCATCAGAATCCAAGAAACAGCGGAAAAATTAAACTGTCCGCTCCTTTATTTAGTCGATTCGGCAGGCGCCAGAATCACCGACCAAATCAATGTATTTCCAGGGAGACGCGGCGCGGGAAGAATTTTTTACAATCAAGTCAAATTATCAGGGCGCATTCCGCAAATCTGCCTGCTATTCGGGCCGTCTGCCGCAGGAGGCGCTTATATCCCGGCCTTTTGTGACATAGTCGTCATGGTAGACGGTAACGCCTCCATGTATTTAGGCTCACCAAGGATGGCGGAAATGGTCATTGGCGAAAAAGTGTCTCTCGAAGAAATGGGCGGCGCCCGTATGCATTGCTCAATCTCAGGGTGCGGAGATATTCTTGCAGACACTGAAGAAGAAGCCATACGTCTGGCACGGGCTTATTTATCGTACTTTCCGGCTAATTATCAAGCTAAAGCGCCCATTCAGGATAAACGCCCGCCACAACACTTCGACAGCCCGCTTGCCGACGTCATTCCGCAGAACCAAAATGCGCCATTTGATATGCATGAGCTGATAGAGCGGGTCATTGATGAAGACTCATTTTTTGAAATCAAAGCTTTATTCGCACCTGAATTAATAACGGGCCTCGCACGAATTCACGGGCAGCCTGTCGGCATTGTTGCAAATCAGCCGAAGGTAAAAGGAGGCGTCTTATTCCATGATTCAGCAGACAAAGCGGCTAAATTTATTACCTTATGTGACGCGTTTCATATCCCATTGCTGTTCTTAGCAGATATTCCCGGCTTTATGATCGGCACAAAGGTAGAACAAGCCGGCATCATCAGGCACGGAGCAAAAATGATTTCAGCGATGTCAGAGGCAACTGTTCCCAAGCTCTCTGTCATTGTCCGAAAAGCGTACGGAGCGGGGTTGTACGCAATGGCAGGGCCGGCATTTGAACCGGATTGCTGCTTGGCGCTCCCAACCGCCCAAATCGCCGTCATGGGCCCAGAAGCAGCTGTAAACGCCGTCTACGCGAAAAAAATCGCCGAGCTGCCGAAAGAAGAGAGGGTGCCATTTATCAGCAGCAAACGGGAGGAATACAAAGAGGACATCAATATATACCGCCTGGCTTCAGAGATGATCATCGATGCCGTCATTCCAGCCAATTCGCTGCGTGATGAACTGGCCAAACGGCTCAAGGCATATATGACAAAGGAAATGACATTTACCAATCGAAAGCATCCGGTTTATCCGGTGTAA
- a CDS encoding GtrA family protein, translating into MTAIFIFYEGRSKPRAVMLKEKIKTLGRFCTVGVGNTLIDFGVFFLLTTCHVPYLPAQICSYSAGIINSYVWNRSWTFRVKRKAGGKEIVRFLMINIAASGITFLLLYLFQKGGCSLLVSKLAATIGGMMMNYIGNRIWVFGDSLKNIQDQE; encoded by the coding sequence ATGACAGCCATCTTTATCTTTTATGAAGGGAGGTCAAAACCGCGTGCCGTTATGCTGAAAGAAAAAATAAAAACATTAGGCCGTTTTTGCACCGTGGGCGTCGGCAATACACTGATAGATTTTGGTGTCTTCTTTCTTCTCACCACTTGTCATGTTCCGTATCTGCCGGCGCAGATCTGCTCCTATTCTGCAGGTATCATCAACAGCTATGTGTGGAACCGGAGTTGGACGTTTCGTGTAAAACGTAAGGCTGGGGGAAAAGAGATCGTGCGCTTTCTCATGATTAATATTGCCGCGTCGGGGATTACCTTTTTGCTGCTTTATTTGTTTCAAAAAGGCGGCTGTTCGCTTTTGGTGAGTAAGCTCGCCGCCACTATCGGCGGAATGATGATGAATTATATCGGAAACCGAATCTGGGTATTTGGAGATTCGCTGAAAAACATACAGGATCAGGAGTGA
- the galU gene encoding UTP--glucose-1-phosphate uridylyltransferase GalU yields the protein MRKKVRKAVIPAAGLGTRFLPATKAQPKEMLPIVDKPAIQYIVEEAVESGIEDILIITGRNKRSIEDHFDRSAELEFNLREKGKTETLKEMQQIADLANIHYIRQKEPLGLGHAVLCAEHFIGDEPFAVLLGDDIMVSEKPALRQLMDVYAAYGTEVVGVQSVLPEDVSKYGIIQTSGSQGHVYEVNDLVEKPSLEEAPSEIAVMGRYVLNPSIFPVLKSIRRGAGNEIQLTDALREVCRTQPIHARLLEGKRYDIGDKLGCFKASTDIGLMRLEMRSQLLAYLEEVLKRETKEVLR from the coding sequence ATGAGAAAAAAAGTGAGAAAAGCGGTCATTCCCGCAGCGGGTTTAGGAACGAGATTTCTGCCGGCGACAAAGGCGCAGCCGAAAGAAATGCTCCCGATTGTCGACAAACCAGCAATTCAATACATTGTAGAAGAAGCCGTAGAGTCAGGAATTGAAGATATACTGATTATTACAGGGAGAAACAAACGCTCGATTGAAGATCATTTTGACCGATCGGCGGAATTGGAATTCAATCTGCGGGAAAAAGGCAAGACGGAGACGCTTAAGGAAATGCAGCAGATTGCCGATTTGGCCAATATTCATTATATCCGCCAGAAAGAACCGCTCGGATTAGGTCATGCGGTGCTGTGTGCGGAGCATTTTATCGGAGATGAACCGTTTGCCGTCCTCTTAGGCGATGATATTATGGTGTCTGAAAAGCCGGCTCTTCGGCAATTAATGGATGTATACGCCGCTTATGGCACAGAGGTTGTCGGCGTACAGTCTGTTCTTCCTGAGGATGTCAGCAAATATGGTATTATTCAGACATCAGGCTCTCAAGGCCATGTGTATGAAGTGAACGATTTAGTTGAAAAGCCGTCTCTGGAAGAAGCCCCTTCCGAAATTGCAGTGATGGGACGATATGTACTGAACCCTTCTATCTTCCCTGTTTTGAAGTCGATCCGGAGAGGCGCAGGCAATGAGATTCAATTAACAGATGCACTTCGTGAGGTTTGCCGCACCCAGCCTATTCATGCGCGGCTTCTGGAAGGAAAACGATATGACATTGGCGATAAATTGGGCTGTTTTAAAGCAAGCACCGATATCGGCTTAATGCGTCTTGAAATGAGATCTCAGCTTTTAGCTTATTTAGAAGAAGTGCTAAAACGGGAAACAAAAGAAGTGCTGCGATAA
- a CDS encoding DedA family protein, with amino-acid sequence MGSLISEILTWLTNMGYAGIAIGLMIEIIPSEIVLAYGGYMVSEGTIGFIGAIIAGVIGGTIAQIFIYWIGRYGGRPFLDKYGKYLLIKKHHIDMSENWFQKYGTGVVFSARFIPVVRHAISIPAGIAKMPFSKFVVLTVLAIIPWSILFVYLGIQLGSQWDDVENIAGTYTTPIMILAIVVIALYFAIKKRTAIFKR; translated from the coding sequence GTGGGCAGTTTGATAAGCGAAATTTTAACTTGGCTGACGAATATGGGATATGCGGGCATTGCAATTGGTTTGATGATCGAAATCATACCGAGTGAAATTGTATTGGCCTATGGCGGCTATATGGTATCGGAAGGCACGATTGGATTTATTGGCGCCATTATTGCGGGGGTTATCGGGGGCACCATTGCCCAGATCTTTATTTATTGGATCGGTCGCTATGGCGGCAGACCGTTTTTGGACAAATACGGGAAGTACTTATTGATTAAAAAGCATCATATTGATATGTCAGAAAACTGGTTTCAAAAGTACGGCACGGGGGTTGTCTTCTCGGCACGTTTTATACCGGTTGTCAGACATGCGATATCCATCCCCGCAGGCATTGCCAAAATGCCGTTTTCCAAATTTGTGGTCCTGACTGTACTCGCGATCATTCCGTGGTCTATCCTGTTTGTTTATTTAGGCATTCAGCTCGGAAGCCAGTGGGATGATGTTGAGAACATTGCGGGCACTTATACAACACCGATTATGATACTGGCTATTGTCGTGATTGCCCTTTATTTTGCGATTAAAAAACGCACAGCCATTTTTAAACGATAG
- the nrnB gene encoding oligoribonuclease NrnB, with protein sequence MYHLYSHNDLDGVGCGIVAKLAFGKDIEIRYNSVNGLNAQVQHFLEKAKENNRQDALFITDLAVNEENEKRLNEYVQAGGKVKLIDHHKTALHLNEHEWGFVQVEYDDGRLSSATSLLYDYLVKNGFMKPTNALDQFTELVRQYDTWEWERYDQKQAKRLNDLFFLLSIDEFEKKMIQRLSAHDEFFFDEFEEKLLDLEDEKIERYLRRKKRELVQTFVHEHCAGIVHAESYHSELGNRLGKENPHLDYIAILSMGSKRVSLRTIHDDIDVSEIAGRYGGGGHAKASGCSITDEVYELFVAEAFRIDPVRPDAFRNFYNLKGSANGSLYENRAQMRFFLFPLDNEWNIQINGETQDETFTSFEEAEWFMKRNYAASLVRDEVFVAFLAEHLKLANQQRR encoded by the coding sequence ATGTATCATTTATATTCACATAACGACTTGGACGGAGTAGGGTGCGGAATCGTAGCAAAATTGGCTTTCGGGAAAGATATTGAGATCCGGTATAACTCTGTCAACGGCTTAAACGCTCAGGTGCAGCACTTTTTAGAAAAAGCGAAAGAGAACAACAGACAAGACGCGTTATTCATCACCGATCTCGCCGTTAACGAAGAAAACGAAAAGAGATTGAATGAGTATGTTCAAGCGGGCGGAAAAGTGAAGCTGATTGACCATCATAAAACAGCTCTTCATTTAAATGAGCATGAATGGGGATTTGTCCAAGTGGAATACGATGATGGACGGCTTTCATCGGCCACATCGCTGTTATATGACTATCTCGTTAAAAATGGCTTCATGAAACCGACAAATGCCTTAGATCAATTCACAGAACTCGTCCGCCAATATGATACATGGGAATGGGAGCGGTACGATCAAAAACAGGCGAAGCGGCTTAATGACCTTTTCTTTTTGCTGTCAATCGATGAATTTGAAAAAAAAATGATTCAGCGTCTTTCTGCGCATGATGAATTTTTCTTTGATGAATTTGAAGAAAAGCTGCTTGATTTAGAAGACGAAAAAATCGAGCGCTACCTTCGCAGGAAGAAAAGGGAATTGGTGCAAACCTTTGTTCACGAACACTGTGCGGGCATCGTTCACGCAGAATCGTACCATTCAGAGCTTGGAAACAGGCTTGGAAAAGAAAATCCGCATCTTGATTACATTGCGATTTTAAGCATGGGGTCAAAACGAGTCAGCCTGCGCACCATTCACGATGACATCGATGTGTCAGAGATCGCCGGCCGATACGGAGGCGGAGGACATGCAAAGGCATCCGGCTGTTCTATAACCGACGAAGTATACGAATTGTTTGTTGCTGAAGCATTCCGAATTGATCCTGTCAGGCCGGATGCTTTCCGTAACTTCTATAACCTAAAGGGGTCTGCCAACGGATCATTGTATGAAAATCGCGCACAAATGAGATTTTTTCTGTTTCCTTTAGACAACGAGTGGAATATTCAAATTAACGGGGAAACACAGGATGAAACATTCACATCTTTTGAAGAAGCAGAATGGTTTATGAAAAGAAATTATGCCGCATCGCTCGTGCGTGATGAAGTATTTGTCGCATTTTTAGCGGAACACTTGAAGCTGGCAAACCAACAGCGCAGATAA
- a CDS encoding enoyl-CoA hydratase yields MEESILFTVQNDHIAVITLNRPQAANALSAEMLRNLHVILQEIEFNANIRCVILTGTGEKAFCAGADLKERLKLKEDQVLESVSLIQRTAALLEALPQPVIAAINGSALGGGLELSLACDLRIATESAVLGLPETGLAIIPGAGGTQRLPRLIGRGKAKELIYTGRRVTAHEAKEIGLVEHVTAPCNLMPKAEELAAAISANGPIAVRQAKFAINKGLETDLATGLAIEQKAYEHTIPTKDRREGLQAFQEKRRAVYKGI; encoded by the coding sequence ATGGAAGAATCTATTCTTTTTACCGTTCAAAACGATCACATTGCCGTGATCACTTTAAATAGGCCTCAGGCGGCAAATGCTCTTTCAGCGGAAATGCTCAGAAACCTGCATGTGATTCTTCAGGAAATTGAATTCAATGCAAACATCCGCTGCGTCATCCTCACAGGTACCGGCGAAAAAGCGTTTTGCGCGGGGGCAGACTTAAAAGAACGGCTAAAGCTGAAAGAAGATCAGGTTCTTGAAAGTGTATCTCTCATTCAAAGAACCGCGGCTTTGCTTGAAGCCCTGCCGCAGCCGGTTATAGCTGCGATAAACGGAAGCGCATTGGGCGGCGGTCTTGAATTGTCATTGGCATGCGACCTTCGAATCGCAACTGAATCTGCCGTGCTGGGCCTTCCGGAAACAGGGTTAGCCATTATCCCAGGCGCTGGAGGAACCCAAAGGCTCCCGCGGCTGATCGGCAGAGGAAAAGCAAAAGAATTAATTTATACAGGCAGACGCGTAACTGCACACGAAGCAAAGGAGATAGGCCTTGTAGAGCATGTCACGGCACCCTGTAACCTCATGCCAAAAGCAGAGGAACTGGCCGCAGCCATTTCTGCCAACGGGCCGATCGCTGTCCGTCAGGCTAAATTCGCAATCAATAAAGGATTGGAGACAGATCTCGCTACAGGTCTGGCGATTGAACAAAAAGCATATGAACATACCATTCCGACAAAAGACAGAAGAGAAGGACTTCAGGCGTTTCAAGAAAAAAGACGGGCCGTATACAAGGGAATATAA
- the ldeG gene encoding hydroxymethylglutaryl-CoA lyase has translation MSYPKKVKIKEVGPRDGLQNETVWIATEDKITWVNQLSRTGLSYIEITSFVHPKWIPALRDAIDVAKGIDRVKEVTYAALVPNQKGLENALEGGIDEACVFMSASETHNRKNINKSTSETLHILKQVNDDAIKANLTTRAYLSTVFGCPYEKDVPIEQVIRLSEALFEFGISELSLGDTIGAANPAQVETVLEALLPRFPANQLALHFHDTRGTALANMVTALQMGITVFDGSAGGLGGCPYAPGSSGNAATEDIVYMLEHMGIKTNVKLDKLLSAAKWIEEKMGKQLPSRNLQVFKSSS, from the coding sequence ATGTCATATCCTAAAAAAGTGAAGATCAAAGAAGTCGGTCCGCGTGACGGCTTACAAAACGAGACCGTATGGATCGCAACAGAAGATAAAATCACTTGGGTCAACCAGCTTTCCCGGACAGGGCTTTCCTACATCGAAATCACATCCTTCGTGCACCCGAAATGGATTCCGGCGCTTCGAGATGCGATAGACGTCGCAAAAGGCATCGACCGTGTAAAGGAGGTAACGTACGCGGCACTTGTTCCGAATCAAAAGGGACTGGAGAATGCGCTTGAAGGAGGCATTGACGAAGCTTGCGTCTTTATGTCCGCCAGCGAGACGCACAATAGAAAAAACATCAACAAATCGACTTCTGAAACTCTTCACATTCTCAAACAAGTAAACGATGACGCAATAAAAGCAAACCTCACAACAAGAGCCTACCTCTCAACCGTTTTCGGCTGTCCATACGAAAAAGATGTCCCCATTGAACAAGTGATTCGCCTTTCTGAAGCCCTATTTGAATTTGGAATTTCTGAACTGTCGCTTGGAGATACAATCGGAGCGGCAAATCCCGCCCAAGTTGAAACCGTGCTTGAAGCTCTTTTGCCACGATTCCCCGCCAATCAATTGGCCCTGCATTTTCATGATACGAGAGGAACGGCGCTGGCCAACATGGTCACAGCGCTCCAAATGGGCATCACTGTGTTCGACGGCTCGGCAGGCGGGCTTGGAGGCTGCCCATATGCTCCAGGTTCGTCAGGAAACGCCGCAACTGAGGACATCGTGTATATGCTTGAACACATGGGCATCAAAACAAATGTAAAGCTCGATAAACTGCTTTCTGCGGCCAAATGGATAGAAGAGAAAATGGGCAAACAACTGCCGAGCCGAAATTTACAGGTGTTTAAATCATCTTCATAA
- a CDS encoding acetyl-CoA carboxylase biotin carboxylase subunit encodes MFTKVLIANRGEIAMRIIRTCSRLGIKTVAVYSEADRDAPHTKAATEAYLIGESRVSESYLNIERMIETAKKANADAIHPGYGLLSENSRFAERCKQENIVFIGPAPDIIAKMGSKIEARKAMEAAGVPVVPGISESLGDIQAACLTARQIGYPVMLKASAGGGGIGMQLVQNEEALRKAYEGNKKRAADFFGDGSMYIEKVIEHARHIEVQLLADQHGHTVHLFERDCSVQRRHQKVIEEAPSPFLDDELRMKIGQTAVKAAKAIGYTNAGTIEFLVDPNQNFYFLEMNTRLQVEHPVTEEITGLDLVEQQLRIAAGQTLTFSQKDIKRNGHAIEVRIYAEDPKTFYPSPGTISAFSLPGQTGVRHECAVAKGSTVTPFYDPMIAKMIVKGQNREEAIEKLETALSDYQIEGIKTNLPLLIQAAASKAFKEGDVTTDFLKQHL; translated from the coding sequence ATGTTTACAAAAGTACTAATCGCCAACCGCGGAGAAATCGCAATGAGAATTATCCGAACGTGCAGCCGCCTCGGCATCAAAACGGTCGCGGTTTATTCAGAAGCAGACAGAGACGCACCCCATACAAAGGCGGCCACAGAGGCTTATTTGATCGGGGAATCAAGAGTGAGTGAAAGTTATTTAAATATAGAGAGAATGATAGAGACGGCAAAAAAAGCAAACGCCGACGCGATCCACCCGGGATACGGGTTATTATCAGAAAACAGCCGATTCGCTGAACGCTGCAAGCAAGAAAACATCGTGTTTATCGGCCCTGCACCCGATATCATCGCAAAGATGGGCAGCAAAATTGAAGCGCGAAAAGCAATGGAGGCAGCAGGAGTCCCTGTCGTTCCCGGCATTTCTGAATCCCTCGGAGACATTCAGGCAGCCTGCCTCACCGCACGTCAAATCGGCTACCCTGTCATGCTGAAAGCTTCAGCGGGCGGAGGAGGCATCGGAATGCAGCTTGTTCAGAACGAAGAAGCATTAAGAAAGGCATACGAGGGGAACAAAAAGCGCGCCGCAGATTTTTTCGGCGACGGGTCGATGTATATAGAGAAAGTCATTGAACATGCCCGCCACATCGAAGTTCAGCTTTTGGCCGATCAGCATGGCCATACAGTACACCTGTTTGAACGCGATTGCTCAGTTCAAAGACGCCATCAAAAGGTCATTGAAGAAGCGCCGTCTCCATTTTTAGACGATGAACTGAGAATGAAGATCGGGCAAACGGCAGTAAAAGCAGCCAAAGCGATCGGCTATACGAACGCAGGAACCATTGAATTTTTAGTTGATCCGAATCAAAACTTTTATTTCCTCGAAATGAATACAAGATTGCAAGTTGAACACCCCGTGACTGAAGAAATAACAGGCCTAGACTTAGTAGAGCAGCAGTTACGTATTGCTGCGGGCCAAACTCTCACATTCTCTCAAAAAGACATCAAACGAAACGGGCATGCGATAGAGGTCAGAATATACGCGGAAGATCCGAAGACCTTCTATCCGTCACCGGGAACGATCTCTGCGTTTTCACTCCCTGGCCAAACAGGCGTCAGACACGAATGTGCGGTAGCGAAAGGCAGTACTGTCACCCCTTTTTATGACCCGATGATCGCCAAAATGATTGTCAAAGGCCAAAACAGAGAGGAGGCAATTGAAAAACTGGAGACAGCGCTCAGCGACTATCAGATAGAGGGAATCAAAACAAATCTTCCGCTTCTCATACAGGCTGCGGCATCAAAAGCATTTAAAGAAGGGGATGTTACGACTGACTTTTTGAAACAACACCTATAA
- the fabD gene encoding ACP S-malonyltransferase, translating into MNNLAFLFPGQGSQFVGMGKPFWNDFVLAKRLFEEASDAISFDIKKLCFNGDMNELTKTMNAQPAILTVSVIAFQVYMQEIGIKPHFLAGHSLGEYSALVCAGALSFHDAVTLVRQRGILMQNADPQQQGTMAAVTQLSLQTLQEICSKVSTEECPADVACMNSDQQHVVSGHREAVERVIRMAEEKGAKYTYLNVSAPFHSSMIRSASEQFQTVLHQYSFRDAAWPIISNVTAHPYSSGNSINEHLKQHMTMPVRWAESIHYLLLQEVTEVIEMGPNNVLSGLLRKITNHIAPYPLGQTSDIHQLSNSAERNKLVVRLRKKQLNKLMIQTVIARNYNKDSSAYSNMTTPLFTQIHELKERMERMERHGDELSEQEFEHSIHLCKLICKAKQLPAWEQLRILK; encoded by the coding sequence ATGAACAATCTTGCCTTTTTATTTCCTGGACAAGGGTCTCAATTTGTAGGAATGGGCAAACCTTTTTGGAATGATTTTGTGCTCGCAAAGAGGTTATTTGAAGAAGCGAGCGATGCGATCTCCTTTGATATAAAAAAACTGTGTTTTAACGGTGATATGAATGAATTGACAAAGACAATGAATGCACAGCCCGCTATTTTAACGGTCAGTGTGATTGCTTTTCAAGTGTATATGCAGGAAATAGGGATTAAGCCTCACTTTCTTGCAGGTCATAGCTTAGGAGAATACTCAGCGCTTGTCTGTGCGGGCGCCCTTTCTTTTCATGATGCCGTTACACTTGTAAGACAGCGAGGAATTCTTATGCAAAATGCGGACCCTCAGCAGCAGGGGACGATGGCCGCCGTGACTCAGCTTTCTCTTCAAACATTGCAAGAAATATGTTCAAAAGTGTCGACGGAAGAATGTCCGGCAGATGTCGCCTGCATGAATTCAGACCAGCAGCATGTGGTTTCCGGACATAGAGAAGCTGTGGAACGTGTCATCAGGATGGCGGAGGAAAAGGGGGCTAAATATACTTATTTGAATGTCAGTGCGCCTTTTCACAGTTCGATGATACGATCAGCATCCGAACAATTCCAGACTGTATTACACCAGTATTCCTTCCGGGATGCCGCATGGCCGATCATTTCGAATGTCACCGCACACCCTTACAGCAGCGGAAATTCGATCAACGAACATCTCAAGCAGCACATGACGATGCCGGTTAGATGGGCGGAATCAATACATTACTTGCTTCTACAAGAAGTTACGGAAGTCATCGAAATGGGGCCGAACAATGTCTTATCCGGTCTGCTGAGAAAAATAACGAATCACATTGCACCTTATCCTTTAGGACAGACATCTGATATTCACCAGCTTTCCAATTCAGCGGAAAGAAATAAACTTGTTGTCCGTTTACGCAAAAAACAACTGAATAAATTGATGATTCAAACCGTCATTGCGCGAAATTACAACAAGGATTCATCGGCTTATTCCAACATGACGACCCCATTATTTACGCAAATCCATGAGCTGAAGGAGAGAATGGAGAGAATGGAAAGACATGGAGATGAGCTTTCAGAACAAGAATTCGAACATTCGATCCATTTATGCAAATTAATTTGCAAGGCTAAACAGCTTCCGGCTTGGGAACAATTACGGATTTTAAAATAA